The Cystobacter fuscus DSM 2262 genome includes a region encoding these proteins:
- a CDS encoding AAA family ATPase, translated as MSVRELWISGYRSVHALRFELAPVTVVVGPNGSGKTNVYRSLYLLHAAARGDFAHTLAEEGGMPSALWAGARKKTETARVTVGVRLEDLAYELSCGLVPPPQGPFLLDPDVKEETVWVHEGTRRHVVAERRAQSVFARDAEGRRTTFAARLWGHESVLAQISEPHRFPLLSALRAELLQWRFYHHFRTDPESPLRHEQVGVRTPALAHDGRDLAAALMTIQEIGDTRAMHDAVTRAFPGARLELASEDGRFSIHLHMPGLGRPLGAAELSDGTLRYLCLLAALLSPRPPPFLALNEPETSLHPSLLEPLARLIADASRRGQIFVTTHAQELATALEKNTRAALLTLHRSGGATELVEEAED; from the coding sequence ATGTCCGTCCGAGAACTGTGGATCTCCGGCTACCGCTCGGTGCACGCGTTGCGCTTCGAGCTCGCGCCGGTGACGGTGGTGGTGGGCCCCAATGGCAGCGGCAAGACGAACGTCTACCGCTCGCTGTACCTGCTGCACGCCGCGGCCCGGGGGGACTTCGCGCACACGCTGGCCGAGGAGGGAGGAATGCCCTCGGCGCTGTGGGCGGGAGCGCGCAAGAAGACGGAGACGGCGCGCGTCACCGTGGGCGTGCGCCTGGAGGACCTCGCCTACGAGCTGTCCTGCGGGCTCGTGCCTCCACCGCAGGGCCCCTTCCTGCTCGACCCGGACGTGAAGGAGGAGACGGTCTGGGTGCACGAGGGCACGCGCCGGCACGTGGTGGCCGAGCGCCGCGCCCAGAGCGTCTTCGCGCGAGACGCGGAGGGCCGCCGCACCACCTTCGCCGCCAGGCTGTGGGGCCACGAGTCCGTGCTGGCGCAGATCTCCGAGCCGCACCGGTTCCCCCTACTGAGCGCGCTGCGCGCGGAGCTGCTCCAGTGGCGCTTCTACCACCACTTCCGGACCGACCCCGAGTCACCCCTGCGCCACGAGCAGGTCGGCGTGCGCACTCCCGCGCTGGCCCATGACGGAAGGGACCTGGCCGCGGCGTTGATGACCATCCAGGAAATCGGAGACACCCGGGCGATGCACGACGCCGTGACGCGGGCCTTTCCCGGTGCCCGGCTGGAGCTGGCTTCCGAGGACGGGCGCTTCTCGATCCACCTGCACATGCCCGGGCTCGGCCGTCCCCTGGGCGCGGCGGAGCTGTCCGACGGCACCCTGCGCTACCTGTGCCTGCTCGCCGCCCTGCTCTCTCCCAGGCCGCCCCCCTTCCTCGCGCTCAACGAGCCCGAGACGAGCCTGCACCCCTCGCTCCTCGAGCCACTCGCCCGCCTCATCGCCGACGCGAGCCGCCGGGGGCAGATCTTCGTCACCACGCATGCCCAGGAGCTCGCCACCGCCCTGGAGAAGAACACCCGCGCCGCCCTCCTGACGTTGCACCGGAGCGGAGGCGCCACGGAACTCGTGGAGGAAGCGGAGGACTAG
- a CDS encoding thioredoxin domain-containing protein produces MANRLEREPSPYLRQHASNPVDWYPWGEEAFARARAEDKPLLLSVGYSACHWCHVMAHESFEDEAIARLMNEGFINVKVDREERPDVDQLYQGVVQLMGQGGGWPLTVFLTPDLVPFFGGTYFPPKDRYGRPGFPKVLRALSEAWATNRGELLSQAREFREGLGELALHGLDAAPAALKPEDIVSMGLSLLERMDGVNGGFGGAPKFPNPMNVALVLRAWRREPGQDALKQAVLLTLEKMARGGVYDQLGGGFHRYSVDERWAVPHFEKMLYDNAQLLHLYAEAQQVEPRPLWRKVVEETAEYVRREMTDARGGFYATQDADTEGEEGRFFVWLPEQVREVLPPELAELALRHFRVTALGNFEHGRTVLESAVSVESLAEELQRPVEEVASGLSEARRRLFEARERRVKPGRDDKILAGWNGLMIRGLAFAGRVFDRADWVESARKAADFVLAELWDGQRLSRSYQEGQARIPGFVEDYGDLAAGLTALYQATFEPRYLEAAEALVRTAETLFWDEERGAYLTAPRTQGDLVVATYATFDNAFPSGASTLTEAQVALAALTSNKQYLELPERYVSRMGEQLRKNPMGYGHLALAADALVDGAPSVTFAGTREAVEPLLAVSRTVYAPTFGFTWKAPEAPVPPSMRETFLGREPVGGRAAAYLCRNFACEPPLTEAGALAKRLG; encoded by the coding sequence ATGGCCAACCGACTCGAGCGAGAGCCCTCTCCCTACTTGCGGCAGCATGCCTCCAACCCGGTGGACTGGTACCCCTGGGGGGAAGAGGCCTTCGCGCGGGCGCGAGCGGAGGACAAGCCCCTGCTCCTGTCGGTGGGTTACTCGGCCTGCCACTGGTGCCACGTCATGGCGCACGAGTCCTTCGAGGACGAGGCGATCGCCCGGTTGATGAACGAGGGCTTCATCAACGTGAAGGTGGACCGCGAGGAGCGGCCGGACGTGGATCAGCTCTACCAGGGCGTGGTGCAGTTGATGGGGCAGGGAGGCGGCTGGCCGCTGACGGTGTTCCTCACGCCGGATCTCGTGCCCTTCTTCGGTGGCACCTACTTCCCGCCGAAGGACCGGTATGGGCGGCCGGGTTTTCCCAAGGTGCTGCGAGCGCTGAGCGAGGCCTGGGCTACGAACCGCGGCGAGCTGCTGAGCCAGGCGCGGGAGTTCCGCGAGGGTCTGGGCGAGCTGGCCCTGCATGGGCTGGACGCGGCGCCGGCGGCGTTGAAGCCGGAGGACATCGTGTCCATGGGCTTGTCCCTGTTGGAACGGATGGACGGCGTGAATGGCGGCTTCGGCGGGGCGCCCAAGTTCCCCAACCCCATGAACGTGGCGCTGGTGCTCAGGGCCTGGCGGCGAGAGCCGGGACAGGACGCGCTGAAGCAGGCGGTGCTGCTGACGCTGGAGAAGATGGCGCGGGGCGGTGTCTATGATCAGCTCGGCGGGGGCTTCCACCGCTACTCCGTGGACGAGCGGTGGGCGGTGCCCCACTTCGAGAAGATGCTCTACGACAACGCGCAACTGCTGCACCTGTACGCGGAGGCGCAGCAGGTGGAGCCGCGACCGTTGTGGCGCAAGGTGGTGGAGGAGACGGCGGAGTACGTGCGGCGGGAGATGACGGACGCGCGGGGCGGCTTCTACGCCACCCAGGACGCGGACACGGAGGGAGAGGAAGGCCGTTTCTTCGTCTGGCTCCCCGAGCAGGTGCGCGAGGTGTTGCCGCCGGAGCTGGCGGAGCTGGCATTGCGCCATTTCCGCGTCACCGCGCTGGGCAACTTCGAGCATGGGCGCACGGTGCTGGAGTCCGCGGTGTCCGTGGAGTCCCTGGCCGAGGAGCTCCAGCGGCCGGTGGAGGAGGTGGCCTCGGGGCTGAGCGAGGCGCGGCGGCGGCTCTTCGAGGCACGCGAGCGGCGGGTGAAGCCGGGCCGGGACGACAAGATCCTGGCGGGCTGGAACGGGCTGATGATTCGCGGGCTGGCGTTCGCGGGCCGCGTCTTCGACCGGGCGGACTGGGTGGAGAGCGCCCGGAAGGCGGCGGACTTCGTGCTGGCGGAGCTGTGGGATGGCCAGCGGCTCTCGCGCTCGTACCAGGAGGGGCAGGCGCGCATTCCGGGCTTCGTCGAGGACTACGGAGACCTGGCCGCGGGCCTCACCGCGCTCTACCAGGCGACCTTCGAGCCCCGCTACCTGGAGGCGGCGGAGGCGCTGGTGCGCACGGCCGAGACGCTCTTCTGGGATGAGGAGCGGGGCGCGTACCTGACGGCGCCGAGGACGCAGGGAGACCTGGTGGTGGCCACCTACGCGACGTTCGACAACGCGTTTCCCTCGGGGGCGTCGACGCTGACGGAGGCGCAGGTGGCGCTCGCGGCGCTCACGTCCAACAAGCAGTACCTGGAGCTGCCCGAGCGCTACGTGTCACGCATGGGCGAGCAGTTGCGCAAGAACCCGATGGGGTATGGGCACCTGGCGCTGGCGGCGGACGCGCTCGTGGATGGCGCGCCGAGCGTGACCTTCGCGGGGACGCGGGAGGCGGTGGAGCCCCTGCTGGCGGTATCCCGGACGGTCTACGCGCCCACGTTTGGCTTCACCTGGAAGGCGCCGGAGGCCCCCGTTCCGCCCTCGATGCGCGAGACCTTCCTGGGCCGGGAGCCGGTGGGCGGACGCGCCGCCGCGTACCTGTGCCGGAACTTCGCCTGCGAGCCGCCCCTCACGGAAGCGGGTGCGCTCGCGAAGCGCCTGGGCTGA
- a CDS encoding ATP-binding protein: protein MELVLFIGLQGSGKSSFYRERFAATHVHVSKDLWPNARKREARQRRLIDEALARGESVVVDNTNPRLEDRAPLIAIGRERGARVVGYAFESDLEACLARNAGRVGRARVEDKAILITRHHLRWPSYAEGFAALFQVRLTPEGGFLVNSWGTP, encoded by the coding sequence ATGGAACTCGTCCTCTTCATTGGGCTACAGGGCTCGGGCAAGAGCAGCTTCTACCGGGAGCGCTTCGCGGCCACGCACGTGCACGTGAGCAAGGACCTGTGGCCCAACGCGCGCAAGCGCGAGGCGCGGCAGCGACGGCTCATCGACGAGGCGCTCGCGCGGGGCGAGTCGGTGGTGGTGGACAACACCAACCCCCGGCTCGAGGACCGGGCCCCGCTCATCGCCATCGGCCGGGAGCGGGGGGCGCGGGTGGTGGGCTATGCCTTCGAGTCGGACCTGGAGGCGTGCCTCGCGCGCAACGCGGGGCGTGTCGGCCGGGCCCGGGTGGAGGACAAGGCCATCCTCATCACGCGGCACCACCTGCGCTGGCCCTCGTATGCCGAGGGCTTCGCTGCCTTGTTCCAGGTGCGCCTCACCCCGGAGGGCGGTTTCCTCGTGAACTCCTGGGGCACTCCGTAG
- a CDS encoding AAA domain-containing protein: MSRDVSFFDSLGRLLSMERDAERARTAALAEGMSLQQRAEQGLTFLDLESLEEEVGLGGRVLVTLARQDRARFPARLDNGDQVAVFPRRAEVKEPARALVTRATATRVQLAFDRSPPPFIHEGLLRLDRVPNDVTYERMRAGLSRVKALDKGLGRRKREVLLGNEPPRFDSLREFTPSRPLNPEQHDAVARALAAEDFFLVHGPPGTGKSTVLAEVAAQAVAQGQRLLCAAASNAAVDHLLDLCLDKGLRAVRVGHPARVTPRLQEHTLDLIVEDHPDRVLSRELFDEAFSLLGYARRQRTQGRSRERFSNARASTTEAKGMLDEARALERKAVRNVLERAQVVCVTLASLDSGVLAHEEFDLALLDEAAQSTEPLALLGFLRAPKVVLAGDPQQLPPTILSPEAAKAGLAVSLFERLLADHGDGVKRMLREQYRMNTAIMTFPSKEMYGGELRAHPSVAGRTLADVLPPEAQGDFPPVLYLDTAGKGFEEEQEKDTGSLFNTGEADLIVARVKELLAAGIAPRELAVITPYRAQAHALRERVEPLSPDVEVDTVDAFQGREKDAILVSLVRSNSEGQIGFLSDLRRMNVALTRARRHLFVVGDSATLSGHAFYARFIESTQEGAGYRSAWEWPDPNEVP; the protein is encoded by the coding sequence ATGTCTCGCGACGTCTCCTTCTTCGACTCCCTGGGCCGCCTCCTCTCCATGGAGCGCGATGCCGAGCGCGCCCGCACGGCGGCCCTCGCCGAGGGCATGTCCCTCCAGCAGCGCGCCGAACAGGGCCTGACCTTCCTCGACCTGGAGAGCCTGGAGGAAGAGGTGGGCCTCGGAGGCCGCGTCCTCGTCACGCTCGCGCGCCAGGACCGTGCCCGCTTCCCCGCCCGGCTCGACAACGGCGACCAGGTGGCCGTCTTCCCCCGCCGCGCCGAGGTGAAGGAGCCCGCCCGCGCGCTCGTCACCCGTGCCACCGCCACCCGCGTCCAGCTCGCCTTCGACCGCTCCCCTCCCCCCTTCATCCACGAGGGCCTGCTGCGGCTCGACCGCGTCCCCAACGACGTCACCTACGAGCGCATGCGCGCCGGCCTCTCCCGCGTCAAGGCGCTCGACAAGGGCCTGGGCCGCCGCAAGCGCGAGGTGCTGCTCGGCAACGAGCCTCCCCGCTTCGACTCCCTCCGCGAGTTCACCCCCTCGCGCCCCCTCAACCCCGAGCAGCACGACGCCGTCGCCCGCGCGCTCGCCGCCGAGGACTTCTTCCTCGTGCACGGCCCTCCCGGCACCGGCAAGAGCACCGTGCTCGCCGAGGTGGCCGCCCAGGCCGTCGCCCAGGGCCAGCGCCTGCTGTGCGCCGCCGCCAGCAACGCCGCCGTGGACCACCTGCTCGACTTGTGCCTCGACAAGGGTCTGCGCGCGGTGCGCGTGGGCCACCCCGCCCGCGTCACGCCCCGGCTCCAGGAGCACACCCTGGATCTCATCGTCGAGGACCATCCCGACCGCGTCCTCTCGCGCGAGCTGTTCGACGAGGCCTTCTCCCTGCTCGGCTACGCGCGCCGCCAGCGCACCCAGGGCCGCAGCCGCGAGCGCTTCTCCAACGCCCGAGCCTCCACCACCGAGGCCAAGGGCATGCTCGACGAGGCACGCGCCCTCGAGCGCAAGGCCGTGCGCAACGTGCTGGAGCGCGCCCAGGTGGTGTGCGTGACGCTCGCGAGCCTCGACTCCGGCGTGCTCGCCCACGAGGAGTTCGACCTCGCCCTGCTGGACGAGGCCGCCCAGTCCACCGAGCCGCTCGCCCTGCTCGGCTTCCTGCGCGCCCCCAAGGTGGTGCTCGCGGGAGACCCCCAGCAGCTCCCCCCCACCATCCTCTCCCCCGAGGCCGCCAAGGCGGGCCTGGCCGTGAGCCTCTTCGAGCGCCTGCTCGCGGACCACGGGGACGGCGTCAAGCGCATGCTGCGCGAGCAGTACCGGATGAACACCGCCATCATGACCTTCCCCTCGAAGGAGATGTATGGCGGCGAGCTGCGCGCCCACCCGAGCGTGGCCGGGCGCACCCTCGCGGACGTGCTGCCGCCGGAGGCACAGGGAGACTTCCCGCCCGTGCTCTACCTCGACACGGCCGGCAAGGGCTTCGAGGAGGAGCAGGAGAAGGACACCGGCAGCCTCTTCAACACCGGCGAGGCGGACCTGATCGTCGCCCGGGTGAAGGAGCTGCTGGCCGCGGGGATCGCGCCGAGAGAACTCGCCGTCATCACCCCCTACCGCGCCCAGGCCCACGCCCTGCGCGAGCGCGTGGAGCCGCTCTCGCCCGACGTGGAGGTGGACACCGTGGATGCCTTCCAGGGACGGGAGAAGGACGCCATCCTCGTGAGCCTCGTGCGCTCCAACTCCGAGGGGCAGATTGGCTTCCTCTCGGATCTGCGCCGCATGAACGTGGCGCTCACCCGCGCCCGCCGGCACCTCTTCGTCGTGGGTGACTCGGCCACGCTCAGCGGCCATGCCTTCTACGCGCGCTTCATCGAGTCCACCCAGGAGGGCGCGGGCTACCGCTCCGCCTGGGAATGGCCCGACCCCAACGAGGTCCCCTGA
- a CDS encoding MG2 domain-containing protein — translation MLEHVVPRALLALFTMGLAVPLTVQQQVLATQATQDLLGGPNRSLTFVSTDKPLYRPGEQVLVRGLVLESLSHKPLSNQVYAAVEIRGPKGDVVTSAMVASEHSVWGYSWTVPPDMAGGEYTIKVTSPWSGDAPAERKFDVRAYRAPRLKSQIEFLRDGYGPGDTVTATLDVKRAEGGIPSGARVTATALVDGVTAAQVTSSVNAQGLCTVSFKLPARIERGEGSLAFAIEDGGVVETAAKTLPILLQTLDLTMYPEGGELVAGLPSRVYFQAKTPAQKPADLSGAVIDLATGEAVAPVRSEHEGRGRFELTPRAGVKYALRIDAPSGIKKTFPLPEVKARGAVLRSSEDVIPAGMPVVLSVGLSGLKRAKLTLSQREVELASSQVDPNEKVILDPKGADGVLIATVWDEQGRPLAERLVFRQPAKALSIEVTADKKRYVPGEQVQLTARTTREGKPVSALVMLTVTDDAVLELIEKRDQAPRLPVMVLLEPEVKELADAQVYLDEKNPKAKLAVDLLLGTQGWRRFALADAEGFMAQHGDLARRALAVRVPRPPMPAAPIAEEAFGAPGKGGIRGGAPPPMAAPPAQAVRPEKAPRPRVVAAPALAAPPVPDADKDMAPKPVPQASRAQVARKAKKEDARNQPVQRGVRADDAVMGMVMEEESMAPMPRVYFREYAHVVRPGREPGDRVDFSETLFWNAGVRTDARTGEARVSFGLNDSVTTFKAFAGGVGDDGALGSTVATIESVQPFYIEPKLPLEVTSGDVIQLPLALVNGTSAALRGAGVKVGLTGDMKAASVGGVDLAANERARRIIELKVGEQARPVDVTLAAAAGNYTDTVKRTLSIKPRGFPLRASFGGLLSSRQPVVHGVTLPPNWVRGSVKTSIAVYPTPLANMTESLARLIQEPSGCFEQTSSTTYPMTMAQQYFQTHSGVSPELVASAREKLEAGYKRLVGFECSEKGYEWFGENPGHEALTAFGLMHFSDMKQVRDVNPAMLERTRAWLLKQRDGKGGFERKRRALHTWIEDRDTSNAYILWALLESADKPAEQARELSREVEALKAAAVRSQNSYVLALAANVMALVGEGAEARGLMERLAAKQNASGVVQGGTQSIVGSSGDTLEIETTSLAVLAWLREPTRVGNVERSMRFLANSCEGGRYGSTQSTVLALRAIVAYDQARSAKRASGSVRVYVDGRPVGDAVKFDGKTQEALKLPDVSELLTSAERKIELRMEGGSELPYSIEVTYHALVPASSPDTRVALEVSLAKNALTEGEPTEARVWVTNRSDEKLSTTVAIFGVPGGLEVRHDQLKELVKKQTVDAYEVLGRDVVLYWRGMEPRKKLEVPLSLIAAVPGTYTGPASRAYLYYADDHKTWRDGLKVSISPKQ, via the coding sequence ATGCTCGAACACGTCGTCCCGCGCGCCCTCCTCGCCCTCTTCACGATGGGCCTCGCCGTCCCCCTCACCGTCCAGCAGCAGGTGTTGGCCACCCAGGCCACCCAGGATTTACTCGGCGGGCCCAACCGCTCCTTGACCTTCGTCAGCACCGACAAGCCCCTCTACCGGCCCGGCGAGCAGGTGCTGGTCCGGGGCCTGGTGCTCGAGTCTCTCAGCCACAAGCCGCTCTCGAACCAGGTGTACGCGGCCGTGGAGATCCGCGGCCCCAAGGGCGATGTCGTCACCTCCGCGATGGTGGCGAGCGAGCACTCGGTCTGGGGCTACTCCTGGACCGTCCCGCCCGACATGGCGGGCGGCGAGTACACGATCAAGGTCACCTCTCCCTGGTCGGGAGACGCCCCCGCGGAGCGCAAGTTCGACGTGCGCGCCTACCGCGCGCCCCGGCTCAAGTCGCAGATCGAGTTCCTCCGCGATGGCTACGGGCCGGGTGACACCGTCACCGCCACGCTCGACGTGAAGCGCGCCGAGGGTGGCATCCCCTCGGGCGCCCGCGTCACCGCCACCGCCCTCGTCGATGGCGTCACCGCGGCGCAGGTGACGAGCTCGGTCAATGCCCAGGGCTTGTGCACCGTCAGCTTCAAGCTGCCCGCCCGGATCGAGCGGGGCGAAGGCTCGCTCGCCTTCGCCATCGAGGATGGCGGCGTGGTCGAGACAGCGGCCAAGACCCTCCCCATCCTCCTGCAGACCCTGGATCTCACGATGTACCCCGAGGGAGGGGAGCTGGTGGCGGGGCTGCCCTCGCGCGTCTACTTTCAGGCGAAGACGCCCGCGCAGAAGCCCGCGGACCTCTCCGGAGCGGTGATCGATCTGGCCACGGGCGAGGCGGTGGCCCCCGTCCGCTCGGAGCACGAGGGCAGGGGCCGCTTCGAGCTGACCCCCAGGGCAGGTGTGAAGTACGCGCTGCGCATCGACGCGCCCTCGGGCATCAAGAAGACCTTCCCCCTGCCCGAGGTGAAGGCCCGGGGCGCTGTCCTCCGCTCGAGCGAGGACGTCATCCCCGCCGGCATGCCCGTGGTGCTCTCCGTCGGGCTCTCGGGCCTGAAGCGCGCGAAGCTGACCCTGAGCCAGCGCGAGGTGGAGCTCGCCTCCTCCCAGGTGGACCCGAACGAGAAGGTGATCCTCGACCCGAAGGGCGCGGACGGGGTGCTCATCGCCACGGTGTGGGACGAGCAGGGCCGCCCGCTCGCGGAGCGGTTGGTGTTCCGCCAGCCCGCGAAGGCCCTGTCCATCGAGGTGACGGCGGACAAGAAGCGCTACGTGCCGGGCGAGCAGGTCCAGCTCACCGCCCGGACGACGCGCGAGGGCAAGCCGGTCTCGGCCCTGGTGATGCTCACCGTCACGGACGACGCGGTCCTGGAACTCATCGAGAAGCGCGATCAGGCGCCGCGGTTGCCGGTGATGGTGCTGCTCGAGCCCGAGGTGAAGGAGTTGGCCGACGCCCAGGTGTACCTCGACGAGAAGAATCCGAAGGCGAAGCTGGCGGTGGATCTGCTGCTCGGCACCCAGGGCTGGCGGCGCTTCGCGCTCGCGGATGCGGAGGGCTTCATGGCGCAGCATGGCGATCTGGCCCGGCGCGCGCTCGCGGTCCGGGTGCCGCGGCCCCCCATGCCCGCGGCGCCCATTGCCGAAGAGGCCTTTGGCGCGCCCGGGAAGGGGGGGATTCGCGGCGGAGCTCCGCCGCCGATGGCCGCGCCGCCCGCCCAGGCCGTACGCCCGGAGAAGGCGCCCCGTCCGCGGGTCGTCGCCGCCCCGGCTCTGGCGGCCCCACCGGTCCCAGACGCCGACAAGGACATGGCCCCCAAACCCGTGCCCCAAGCGAGCAGGGCGCAGGTGGCGCGCAAGGCCAAGAAGGAGGACGCGCGAAACCAGCCGGTCCAGAGGGGCGTGCGGGCGGATGATGCGGTGATGGGGATGGTGATGGAGGAGGAGTCGATGGCCCCCATGCCCAGAGTGTACTTCCGCGAGTACGCCCACGTGGTGCGGCCCGGGCGCGAGCCGGGCGATCGCGTGGACTTCTCGGAGACGCTCTTCTGGAACGCGGGTGTGCGCACCGATGCCAGGACGGGAGAGGCCCGGGTCTCCTTCGGCCTGAACGACTCGGTCACCACCTTCAAGGCGTTCGCCGGTGGCGTCGGGGATGACGGCGCGCTCGGCTCCACGGTGGCCACGATCGAGTCGGTGCAGCCCTTCTACATCGAGCCCAAGCTCCCGCTCGAGGTGACGTCAGGTGACGTGATCCAACTGCCGCTGGCGCTGGTGAATGGCACCTCCGCGGCGCTCAGGGGCGCGGGGGTGAAGGTCGGCCTGACGGGCGACATGAAGGCCGCCTCCGTCGGTGGGGTGGACCTCGCCGCCAACGAGCGCGCCCGGCGTATCATCGAGCTGAAGGTCGGTGAGCAAGCCAGACCCGTTGACGTCACGCTCGCGGCGGCCGCGGGCAACTACACGGACACGGTGAAGCGCACGCTGAGCATCAAGCCTCGGGGCTTCCCCCTGCGCGCCTCGTTCGGCGGGCTGCTCTCGTCGCGCCAGCCGGTGGTGCATGGGGTGACCCTGCCGCCCAACTGGGTGCGAGGCAGCGTGAAGACCTCCATCGCGGTGTACCCGACGCCGCTGGCCAACATGACCGAGTCGCTCGCCCGGCTCATCCAGGAGCCCTCCGGTTGCTTCGAGCAGACGAGCTCGACCACCTACCCGATGACGATGGCGCAGCAGTACTTCCAGACGCACAGCGGGGTGAGCCCCGAGCTGGTGGCGTCGGCGCGCGAGAAGCTGGAGGCGGGCTACAAGCGGCTGGTGGGCTTCGAGTGCTCGGAGAAGGGCTACGAGTGGTTCGGCGAGAACCCGGGCCACGAGGCGCTCACCGCGTTCGGGCTGATGCACTTCAGCGACATGAAGCAGGTGCGGGACGTGAACCCCGCCATGCTCGAGCGCACGCGGGCCTGGTTGCTCAAGCAGCGGGATGGCAAGGGGGGCTTCGAGCGCAAGCGGCGCGCGCTCCACACCTGGATCGAGGACCGGGACACCTCCAACGCCTACATCCTCTGGGCCCTGCTGGAGAGCGCGGACAAGCCGGCCGAGCAGGCCCGGGAGCTGTCCAGGGAGGTCGAGGCGCTCAAGGCCGCCGCGGTCAGGAGCCAGAACAGCTACGTGCTCGCCCTCGCCGCGAACGTGATGGCGCTCGTGGGGGAGGGCGCCGAGGCCCGCGGGCTCATGGAGCGGCTCGCCGCGAAGCAGAACGCGTCCGGCGTGGTGCAGGGGGGCACGCAGTCGATCGTCGGCAGCTCGGGTGACACGCTCGAGATCGAGACCACCTCGCTGGCGGTGCTCGCCTGGCTCCGGGAGCCCACCCGCGTGGGGAACGTGGAGCGCTCGATGCGCTTCCTGGCGAACTCGTGCGAGGGAGGACGCTACGGCTCGACCCAGAGCACGGTGCTCGCGCTGCGCGCCATCGTCGCCTACGACCAGGCGCGCTCGGCGAAGCGTGCTTCGGGCTCGGTCCGCGTCTACGTCGACGGTCGGCCCGTGGGCGATGCCGTGAAGTTCGACGGGAAGACGCAGGAGGCGCTCAAGCTCCCGGACGTGTCCGAGCTGCTCACCTCGGCCGAGCGGAAGATCGAGCTGCGGATGGAGGGCGGCTCGGAGCTGCCCTATTCGATCGAGGTCACCTACCACGCCCTGGTGCCCGCCAGCTCCCCGGACACCCGGGTCGCGCTGGAGGTGTCGCTCGCGAAGAACGCCCTGACCGAGGGCGAGCCGACCGAGGCACGCGTCTGGGTGACGAACAGGAGCGACGAGAAGCTCTCGACCACCGTGGCCATCTTCGGCGTGCCGGGAGGGCTCGAGGTCCGCCACGACCAGCTCAAGGAGCTGGTGAAGAAGCAGACGGTGGACGCCTACGAGGTGCTCGGCCGCGACGTCGTCCTCTACTGGCGGGGAATGGAGCCGCGCAAGAAGCTCGAGGTGCCGCTGTCGCTGATCGCGGCGGTGCCCGGTACGTACACGGGGCCGGCGAGCCGCGCCTACCTGTACTACGCGGACGACCACAAGACCTGGCGCGACGGCCTCAAGGTGTCCATCTCGCCCAAGCAGTGA
- a CDS encoding PPK2 family polyphosphate kinase, with translation MDIRTIDKQNEKIRLDDISPEPPAGTDKEEAKRQLEVLGEELFDLQDLLWGARMNAVLIVLQGRDTAGKDGTIKHVAGFLNPRGLGITSFGVPTPEELEHDFLWRVHKATPRKGEFGIFNRSHYEDVLVSRVKGLVPESLWKERYGHIRDFEELLAEHGTIILKFFLHISLEEQEERLRSREKEPRKAWKISAGDWEDRAHWQDYTQAYEEVFARTSTKNAPWTIVPANSKWYRNLVVAHTLVETLRPYRDAWQGKLDKVGQEKKKELAAWRKDK, from the coding sequence ATGGACATCCGTACCATCGACAAGCAGAACGAGAAGATCCGACTGGACGACATCTCGCCGGAACCTCCAGCGGGGACGGACAAGGAGGAGGCGAAGCGGCAACTGGAAGTCCTCGGCGAGGAGCTGTTCGACCTGCAGGATCTGCTGTGGGGCGCGCGGATGAACGCCGTGCTCATCGTCCTGCAGGGCCGGGACACCGCCGGGAAGGATGGCACCATCAAGCACGTCGCGGGCTTCCTCAATCCCCGGGGGCTCGGCATCACCTCCTTCGGCGTGCCCACCCCCGAGGAGCTGGAGCACGACTTCCTCTGGCGCGTCCACAAGGCCACGCCGCGCAAGGGCGAGTTCGGCATCTTCAACCGCTCGCACTATGAGGACGTGCTCGTCTCGCGCGTGAAGGGGCTGGTGCCCGAGTCGCTCTGGAAGGAGCGCTACGGCCACATCCGCGACTTCGAGGAGCTGCTCGCCGAGCATGGGACGATCATCCTCAAGTTCTTCCTCCACATCAGCCTCGAGGAGCAGGAGGAGCGGCTGCGCTCGCGCGAGAAGGAGCCGCGCAAGGCGTGGAAGATCAGCGCCGGGGACTGGGAGGATCGGGCCCACTGGCAGGACTACACCCAGGCCTACGAGGAGGTGTTCGCGCGCACGTCGACGAAGAACGCGCCCTGGACGATCGTCCCCGCCAACTCCAAGTGGTACCGCAACCTGGTGGTGGCGCACACGCTCGTCGAGACGCTCCGGCCCTACCGCGACGCCTGGCAGGGCAAGCTCGACAAGGTGGGCCAGGAGAAGAAGAAGGAACTGGCCGCCTGGCGCAAGGACAAGTGA